A region of Vigna radiata var. radiata cultivar VC1973A chromosome 6, Vradiata_ver6, whole genome shotgun sequence DNA encodes the following proteins:
- the LOC106764055 gene encoding uncharacterized protein LOC106764055: MLQEAVSSSPTFLATLYSWFTPTVFFLLLQLVIGTIFIISNLASSKHHQHQHQDPHAQHHQANDFPHPHLPRSPSILQRLKSINFYPSQDPPHPHFHESQTHQNETFQLARSPSLLQRLKSINLYTYLPTEPFTSKLTPQVPQVPQAVTLSHAPDKPHLPPPQVVETDEEKEEDDDFPVVSGGYDYSLGDREEGSSLDEIYSKLQQQGQDGHFTRTHSDTKPSSGEVPVKLPRKMKKSASSKSAFAHFKEEDIVENRRPATVREAKVSGAPVDDEVDAKADDFINKFKQQLKLQRLDSIMRYKEMIGRGSAK; encoded by the coding sequence ATGCTTCAGGAAGCAGTCTCATCCTCCCCGACATTCTTAGCCACCCTTTACAGCTGGTTCACACCCAccgtcttcttcctcctcctccaacTAGTCATCGGAACCATCTTCATCATCTCCAACCTTGCCAGCTCCAAACACcaccaacaccaacaccaaGACCCTCATGCCCAACATCATCAAGCTAATGACTTTCCACACCCACACCTCCCTAGATCCCCTTCCATCTTGCAGAGACTCAAATCCATCAACTTCTACCCCTCCCAAGACCCTCCACACCCACACTTTCATGAATCTCAAACCCATCAAAACGAAACCTTCCAACTTGCTAGATCTCCTTCGCTCCTTCAAAGACTCAAATCCATCAACCTCTACACTTACCTCCCCACCGAACCCTTCACTTCAAAACTCACTCCCCAAGTTCCCCAAGTTCCCCAAGCAGTCACACTTTCCCACGCGCCGGACAAACCCCACTTGCCGCCACCCCAGGTGGTCGAAACCGACGAGGAAAAAGAGGAAGACGATGACTTTCCTGTCGTGAGCGGTGGTTACGACTACAGCCTTGGAGACCGCGAAGAGGGTTCTTCCCTGGACGAGATTTACAGCAAATTGCAGCAGCAGGGGCAAGATGGTCATTTCACTAGGACACACTCTGACACCAAGCCTTCTTCTGGTGAGGTTCCGGTGAAACTGCCGCGGAAGATGAAAAAGTCAGCAAGCAGCAAGTCTGCCTTTGCACACTTCAAAGAAGAGGACATCGTGGAGAACCGCCGCCCGGCCACGGTGAGGGAGGCTAAGGTGAGCGGTGCCCCAGTCGACGACGAGGTGGACGCCAAGGCCGACGATTTCATCAACAAGTTCAAGCAGCAGCTGAAGCTGCAGAGGCTGGATTCCATCATGAGGTACAAGGAAATGATTGGCAGAGGATCTgccaaataa